TCCCGCGAGCAGCTGCCCCAGCTCGAGCACCCGCAGCCCCGCGAGGGGGCCCTGCGGCGGAGAGTCGTCTTCGTCGCTCACGGCGCGCGAAACGTAGAGCGAATGCGCGGCGGGGGGCTACCCTTCGATCCTGTTGGACGACCTGCCGCCCGCCTTCTCCCTCTGGCGAGGGCTCCTGTCCGCCCTCGCTGGCGCCACCGTCGCGGGGTTCGTGGCGCTGCGCTTCGACGCGCCGATCTGGGTCGCCCCCGCGGTCGGCGTCGCGATCGCCGCCCTCGCCTACCTGATCGCGACGCGCAAGGACCGCCGGCGACGTCGCGTGGCGGCCCGCCCCTTCCCGGAGGCGTGGCGCGCGATCCTCGAGGAGTGGGTCGGGTTCTACCGAGACCTCGACGCCCCCGCGCGCGCCCGCTTCGAGCGCGAGATCGCGATCTTCCTCGACGAGCAGGTCATCACCGGGCCCCGCGGCGCGGCCCTCGACGACGAGCTGAAGCTGCTGGTGGCGGCGAGCGCGGTGGTCGTCGTCTTCGGCCGCCCGGGCTTTCGCTATCCCCAGCTGCGCGACGTGGTGGTCTACGACCAGGCCTTCGACGACGAGTACAACGTCAAGGAGGACGGCAACATCCTCGGCATGGTGCACGGCCAGGGCCCCATCCTCTTCAGCGCGCGGAGCTTGAGGCAGGGCTTCCGCGGCGAGCACGACGGCCGGAACGTCGGCTACCACGAGTTCGCGCACGTGCTCGACTTCGAATACGGCCGCGCCGACGGCGTGCCGGGCTTCATGCCGTGGGGCGCGATCCAACCCTGGCTGAAGGAGATGCACAGCGAGACGGCGAAGATCGAGGCGCACCGCTCCGTGCTCCGCGCCTACGCGGCCGAGAACGAGGCCGAGTTCTTCGCCGTCGCCACCGAGGTCTTCTTCGAACGCCCCACCCAGCTGAAGACGAAGGCCCCCGAGCTCTACGCCCTCCTCACCCAGGCCTACGGCCAAGATCCCGCTGAACGCAGCTGAGGGGCGGCGTCGACGCGTCGACCTCCCGTCCACTTTGGTCGCCCACCTCCACCCCCTCTCGAGACCCCCTGGCGAATTCCCGATGCGTCCCTTAGCTTCCGTCCCCGTGCGCAGGTCCCTTCACGGCCACTTCTGGACCCTGACGCCGCACGTGCTCCACGTGCTGCGCCCCGAGCCCGTCCCTCGCGACGAGCCGTGGCACACGAGCGTCGATGACCCGGCGCACGGGCCCGTCCGCCTGACGGGCTGGCTGCGCGACACCCCGCACAGCGACACCTGCGTCGTGCTCGTGCACGGCCTCGGCGGCAGCGCCGACAGCCGCTACGTGCTGCGCGCCGCGCGCGAGGCGCGCGACGTCGGCATGAGCTACCTGCGCCTCCACTGCCGGGGCGCCGACCGCAGCGGCGAGGACATCTACCACGCCGCGCTCAGCGACGACCTCCGCGCCGCGCTCGCGAGCCCCGGCCTCGCGAAGTTCCGCCGGATCTACGTCATCGGCTTCTCGATGGGCGGCCACATGGCGCTGCGCTGGGCCCACGAGCCGGATCGCGATCCCCGCGTCGCCGCCCTGATCGCGGTCTGCGCGCCCCTCGACCTCGCCTACGGCGCGAACGCCATCCAGCGGCCCGGCGGCCTCCCGTACCAGTGGCACGTGCTGCGGGGGCTGAAGGAGATCTACCGCGCCGCCGCCGCGCGCCGAGCCATGCCCGTGCCGGTGGAGCACGCGATGACCCTCCGCACCATCCTCGAGTGGGACGACGAGGTCGTGGTCCCTCGCTTCGGCTGGCGCGACCGCGCGCACTACTACGAGGCCGCCAGCGCGGGCCCGATGCTCGAGGGCTGCGACCTCCCCACCCTCTTCGTCGCCGCGCATCAGGATCCGGTCGTCACCGCGGGCGGCCTGCGGCCGTGGCTCGAGCGCGCGTCGGACGCGGTCGAGGTCGCCTGGACGGAGGGCGGTCACATCGGCTTCCCGGACGACCTCCGCCTCGTCGGCGACGACCGCCCCGGGCCCCTCGAGCCGCAGCTCTTCCGCTGGCTCGCGCGCGCGTCCGACCCCGCCCCGCGCTGACGTCTCTTCGCCGACCGACGCCGACCGACACCTTTCATTTCCATCGCTCACGCTCTCGCGAACGCTCCGCGTGAGGAGGGCTGGACAGGTTTACGCACGCCGCGCGCGCTCGCCAGACGCGACTCACGGGGTCCTCGACGCGGCGTCCCGCGCGTCGCGCCGCAGAAATCGCGCGGCTGCGCAAGCGACGCGAAGCCCAGCTGGGCGCGCCCGGCGACCTGCGCGTGCGCGCCGCGAGGTCACTGCGGAATTCGGATCTCCGAGCACCTGGCACCTCGCGTGCTGGGTGAGCCGCCCGGGAGGTTTCGATGAGACAATCGTTGGGAATGGGATTGGGTCTGATGATGCTGTTCGGGCTGTCAGGATGTGCTGACGTAGTCGACACGTCCGAGCCGCTGATCGTCGACAGCGACGCAGGGACGAGGCCGCCGCCGACGCGGTGCGAGGCCTCGTGGGAGCGGCCGCTGCGGATCGCCACGGGCGAACGACCCACGGTGGGGCGCGTGTACTTCGAGATGCAAAGCGGCTATCTGTATGCCTTCATCCGCATGCACCGCGAATGGAAGCTCGGGGACGTCTATCTCGGCGTCGGAGAGCATGGTCACGCGCCGACCTGGAGCGTGGCCAATCCGGAGCCGTGGATCACGGGCTGGCGGTACATGATGCGGATCCGCCACCCGATCGGGCCGAGGACGACCTGCGGAGACGTGATCAAGATCCAGCTGCAGGTCAACGTGCGGCGTCGAGACGGCAGAGGCGGTCACTGGCTCGCCTCCGCCTACGGCCCGTACGATCGCGGCCGCTGGGGATGGGCCGACTACCGTCCCTGGTGCTGTGACTACGAGCCGGATCCGTGCACGAACGGCTTCGCCGAGTTCTGCGCGCCGGAGTGATCGCGACGGTCGTCGTTGCTCGGGGCCGGCCACCGATCCGCCACACGCGGACCGGGGGCTGGCCCCGCGCCCTCATGACAGGCCCCGTTGCGATCAGAGACCGCTGCGGTCAGAGCCCCCCGCCCTCTACCTCCCAGACGACCACGGCCAGAGGGTCCGGCGTCACGCTGACACCGGCGATCGTGATCGGCGCGGAGGCCACGCCGGCCGCGTACAGCTGGCCCCGGCTCTCGTCCCACGCCAGGCCGCGGACGGCGAAGCCATCCTCCGAGGGGTACGTCCACGTGGCGTGCGCATCTCCGGTCTCCAGATCGAGCTCCGCGATCCAACCGCCGGCGGGCGTGGGGTGACCGAAGACGGTCCCCGGCGCGCGGGCGACCCCGCCCACGACGACCGTCCCGCGCCCGGTGAGCGCGAGGTCGGATGGATGCACGAGCTCCGGGCCCGTCGCCGTCGACACCCAGGCGATCTCGCCGTCGGGGAGGAAGCGA
This window of the Sandaracinaceae bacterium genome carries:
- a CDS encoding alpha/beta fold hydrolase, with the translated sequence MRRSLHGHFWTLTPHVLHVLRPEPVPRDEPWHTSVDDPAHGPVRLTGWLRDTPHSDTCVVLVHGLGGSADSRYVLRAAREARDVGMSYLRLHCRGADRSGEDIYHAALSDDLRAALASPGLAKFRRIYVIGFSMGGHMALRWAHEPDRDPRVAALIAVCAPLDLAYGANAIQRPGGLPYQWHVLRGLKEIYRAAAARRAMPVPVEHAMTLRTILEWDDEVVVPRFGWRDRAHYYEAASAGPMLEGCDLPTLFVAAHQDPVVTAGGLRPWLERASDAVEVAWTEGGHIGFPDDLRLVGDDRPGPLEPQLFRWLARASDPAPR
- a CDS encoding zinc-dependent peptidase; this encodes MDDLPPAFSLWRGLLSALAGATVAGFVALRFDAPIWVAPAVGVAIAALAYLIATRKDRRRRRVAARPFPEAWRAILEEWVGFYRDLDAPARARFEREIAIFLDEQVITGPRGAALDDELKLLVAASAVVVVFGRPGFRYPQLRDVVVYDQAFDDEYNVKEDGNILGMVHGQGPILFSARSLRQGFRGEHDGRNVGYHEFAHVLDFEYGRADGVPGFMPWGAIQPWLKEMHSETAKIEAHRSVLRAYAAENEAEFFAVATEVFFERPTQLKTKAPELYALLTQAYGQDPAERS